The Delphinus delphis chromosome 7, mDelDel1.2, whole genome shotgun sequence genome includes a window with the following:
- the IGFBP5 gene encoding insulin-like growth factor-binding protein 5 yields the protein MVLTAVLLLLAACAGPAQGLGSFVHCEPCDEKALSMCPPSPLGCELVKEPGCGCCMTCALAEGQSCGVYTERCAQGLRCLPRQDEEKPLHALLHGRGVCLNEKSYREQAKIERDSREHEEPTTSEMAEETYSPKIFRPKHTRISELKAEAVKKDRRKKLTQSKFVGGAENTAHPRVISAPEMRQESEQGPCRRHMEASLQELKASPRMVPRAVYLPNCDRKGFYKRKQCKPSRGRKRGICWCVDKYGMKLPGMEYVDGDFQCHTFDSSNVE from the exons ATGGTGCTCACCGCGGTCCTCCTGCTTCTGGCCGCCTGTGCGGGACCGGCCCAGGGCCTGGGCTCCTTCGTGCACTGTGAGCCCTGCGACGAGAAAGCCCTCTCCATgtgcccccccagccccctgggctGTGAGCTGGTCAAGGAGCCGGGCTGCGGCTGCTGCATGACCTGCGCCCTGGCCGAGGGGCAGTCGTGCGGCGTCTATACTGAGCGCTGCGCCCAGGGGCTGCGCTGCCTCCCCCGGCAGGACGAGGAGAAGCCGCTGCATGCCCTGCTGCACGGCCGCGGGGTTTGCCTCAACGAAAAGAGCTACCGCGAGCAAGCCAAGATCG AAAGAGACTCCCGCGAGCACGAGGAACCGACCACCTCCGAGATGGCGGAGGAGACCTACTCGCCCAAGATTTTCCGACCCAAGCACACCCGCATCTCCGAGCTGAAGGCCGAGGCCGTGAAGAAGGACCGCAGAAAGAAGCTGACCCAGTCCAAGTTCGTGGGGGGAGCTGAGAACACCGCCCACCCCCGGGTCATCTCTGCACCTGAGATGAGACAGGAGTCTGAGCAG GGTCCCTGCCGCAGGCACATGGAGGCTTCCCTTCAGGAGCTCAAAGCCAGCCCGCGCATGGTGCCCCGCGCCGTGTACCTGCCCAACTGTGACCGCAAAGGATTCTACAAGAGAAAGCAG TGCAAGCCTTCCCGTGGCCGCAAACGTGGCATCTGCTGGTGCGTGGACAAGTACGGGATGAAGCTGCCAGGCATGGAATATGTGGACGGGGACTTTCAGTGCCACACCTTCGACAGCAGCAATGTTGAGTGA